The following proteins come from a genomic window of Panthera leo isolate Ple1 chromosome E2, P.leo_Ple1_pat1.1, whole genome shotgun sequence:
- the ANKRD11 gene encoding ankyrin repeat domain-containing protein 11 isoform X3 translates to MPKGGCSRTPQHEDFSLSNDMVEKQTGKKDKDKVSLTKTPKLDRSDGGKEVRERATKRKLPFTVGANGEQKDSDTEKQGPERKRIKKEPVTRKAGLLFGMGLSGIRAGYPLSERQQVALLMQMTAEESANSPDTTPKHPSQSTVCQKGTPNSASKTKDKVNKRNERGETRLHRAAIRGDARRIKELIGEGADVNVKDFAGWTALHEACNRGYYDVAKQLLAAGAEVNTKGLDDDTPLHDAANNGHYKVVKLLLRYGGNPQQSNRKGETPLKVANSPTMVNLLLGKGTYTSSEESSTAESSEEEDAPSFAPSSSVDGNNTDSEFEKGLKHKAKNPEPQKTVTPVKDEYEFDEDDEQDRVPPVDDKHLLKKDYRKETKSNSFISIPKMEVKSYTKNNTIAPKKAAHRILSDTSDEEDVGVTVGTGEKLRLSAHTILPGNKTREPSNSKQQKEKNKVKKKRKKETKGKEVRFGKRNDKFCSSESESESSESGEDDGDSVGSSGCLKESPLVLKDPSLFSSLSASSTSSHGSSAAQKHHPGHADQHARHWRTDNWKSISSPAWSEVSSLSDSTRTRLTSESDCSSEGSSVESLKPVRKKQEHRKRGGLQSALSEKKNSFHASVDGAVPKLDKEGKVVKKHKTKHKHKNKEKGLCSVGQELKLKSFAYEYEDSKQRPEKAILLDGDVPSEGKLKALKHDRDHFRKEERLGKLKPEDREWLFKEEVVKVSKDEKALKRIKEVSRSFREEKDRGSKAEREKLGKEKSPKEERLRLHKEERKKKSKDRPAKLEKKNDCKEDRIPKEKEKAFKEEKEKLKKEKVYREDSSAFDEYCNKSQFLENEDTKFSLSDDQQDRWFSDLSDSSFDFKGDDSWDSPVTDYRDVKSDPVARLILETVKEDSKEKKRESKGREKRDYGDRRSDRDAFFRKKDRDCLDKSSERRKEQADKHKGIPGCLPDKDKKRRESAEGGRDRKDPLEAAKERKDGRPKPEEAHREEPKELVGEASFKDRPDCDFGKGPEPWERLHAARDKEKKERGKLEKYKDKSGDREKSEKSVLEKCQKDKEFDKCFKEKKDPKEKHKDKERKASLDQVKEKREKNFPGLLSEDFPEKKDEKKGKEKSWYIADIFTDESEDEKDEFAASGLRLGDAGDAPRADGPQDTDRHRKHSADRQHSEKQKDRELREKKKEKGAAEGAKDKKEKVLEKHKDKKDKEGADKYKDRKDRTSADPTQEKKNKQKPPEKLERKPSAEDKARSRHRERPDREHCRDRKVSRSAEAEKSLLERLEEEALHAYREDSNDKASEVSSDSFTDRGQEPGLSALLEVSFTEPPEEKVKERERHRHSSSSSKKSHDRERVRKDKCEKRDKSDDYKDTGSRKDPGQYDKDFSDADAYGIPYGAKADVEDELDKTIELFAAEKKDKNDSEREPSKKAEKELKPYGCGAAGALKDKRRRERHRERWRDEREKHRDRHGDGPPRHHKDEQKPAARDKDNPPNALRDKSRDESLKLSETKPKEKFKENPEKEKGDSVKVGNGNDKPPAARDQGKRDARPREKLLGDGDLMMTSFERMLSQKDLEVEERHKRHKERMKQMEKMRHRSGDPKLKDRAKPAEDVRKKGLDGPARRPLVLDPAPKDKRPKEPALAPPAADGKPPPGPAGDARDWLAGPHAKEALPASPRPDQGRPTGVPTPASVVSCPSYEEAMHTPRTPSCSADDYSDLIFDCADPQPVSSTSASACSPSFFDRFSVAASGISETASQTPTRPLCTSLYRSVSVDIRRTPEEEFSTGDKLFRQQSVPTASTYGSPGQRLEDKAPVPPAPAEKFACLSPGYYSPDYGIPSPKADALHCPPAAVVNVTPSPEGAFSGLQAKSPPSHRDELLAPSMEGALPPDLGIPLDATEDQQATAAIIPPEPSYLEPLDEGPFSTVITEDPVEWAHPAASEQALSCSLIGGAPENPVSWPVGPDLLLKSPQRLPESPQHFCPTEALHPAAPGPFGAPEPPYPGSPDSYPLSATEPGLEGAKGDVVDTVPAAVPAPEEPAPFAPPSRLEPFFTNCKPLPDAPPDAAPEPACLATVTQVEALAPMENNFLENGHDLSALGQVEAVPWPDGFPNSEDDLDLGPFSLPELPLQAKDVSDVETEPVEETPLGPPENTPAGPPVVPNGGDVPAAAAEEQPALPPDQAAPRLPAEPEPEPPEEPEPDVMLETAVEAGVTSEGTVPPEDSDSSLGPAPPAPERHPAGSGDEEAEGRDPPAASHGTPDAAVVAAAAAAAAAADGPAQAHVEDGAGPLDGAGPEGPVGGIQPEASEPEPKPAVEAPKAPKVEEIPQRMTRNRAQMLANQSKQSSPPADKEPAPAPPPRAKGRCCEEDDPQAQHPRKRRFQRSSQQLQQQMNTSTQQTREVIQQTLAAIVDAIKLDDIEPYHSDRSNPYFEYLQIRKKIEEKRKILCYITPQAPQCYAEYVTYTGSYLLDGKPLSKLHIPVIAPPPSLAEPLKELFKQQEAVRGKLRLQHSIEREKLIVSCEQEILRVHCRAARTIANQAVPFSACTMLLDSEVYNMPLESQGDENKSVRDRFNARQFISWLQDVDDKYDRMKVCGEQLLSPAGGQTSVGPHLEPSSKVTAHTHHHCSGRADQCSSQRAWVGARERLANVSPDAAAARGRGPERRAADGVAAEGPGAGPRRAQGAVCARGALLLRAHGRRQRRLRASAGLTPRGTATRDTGEGRTRLPGAAAESRQRGETLSLGRGRPGRDPALGPSPRELPREHEETAASGSAFRAAARAFQELQNGCIFYDFLFHSDQLKERKLRRPPLTDSDLRVGGRGRASDGRGYCGRAQGCPPAAEGHRAGTLGLCF, encoded by the exons GATAAAGATAAAGTTTCTCTGACCAAGACCCCGAAGCTGGACCGCAGCGATGGAGGCAAGGAGGTGAGGGAGCGAGCAACCAAGCGGAAGCTGCCCTTCACTGTGGGGGCCAATGGAGAGCAGAAGGACTCGGACACAG AGAAGCAGGGTCCTGAGCGCAAGAGGATTAAGAAGGAGCCCGTCACCCGGAAGGCCGGGCTGCTGTTTGGCATGGGGCTGTCTGGGATCCGAGCCGGCTACCCCCTCTCCGAGCGCCAGCAGGTGGCTCTCCTCATGCAGATGACCGCCGAGGAGTCCGCCAACAGCCCAG ACACGACACCAAAGCACCCCTCCCAGTCGACAGTGTGTCAGAAGGGGACGCCGAACTCCGCCtcgaaaaccaaagacaaagtgAACAAGCGGAACGAGCGTGGAGAGACCCGCCTGCACCGCGCGGCCATCCGCGGGGACGCCCGGCGCATCAAGGAGCTCATCGGCGAGGGCGCGGACGTCAACGTCAAGGACTTTGCAG GCTGGACAGCGCTGCACGAGGCGTGTAACCGGGGCTACTACGACGTCGCCAAGCAGCTGCTGGCCGCGGGGGCAGAGGTGAACACCAAGGGCCTAGACGACGACACCCCCCTGCACGATGCTGCGAACAACGGGCACTACAAG GTGGTGAAGCTGTTGTTGCGGTATGGCGGGAACCCTCAGCAAAGCAACAGAAAAGGCGAGACGCCGCTGAAGGTGGCCAACTCCCCGACCATGGTGAATCTCCTGTTGGGCAAGGGGACCTACACGTCCAGCGAGGAGAGCTCGACCG CAGAGAGCTCAGAGGAGGAAGACGCCCCATCGTTCGCACCTTCTAGTTCAGTTGACGGCAATAACACAGACTCTGAATTTGAAAAAGGCCTGAAGCACAAGGCTAAGAATCCAGAGCCCCAGAAAACTGTGACCCCCGTCAAGGATGAGTACGAGTTTGACGAGGACGACGAGCAGGACAGAGTCCCTCCAGTGGACGACAAACACTTACTGAAAAAGGATTACCGAAAAGAAACTAAatcaaatagttttatttctatacccaaaatggaagtgaaaagttACACTAAAAATAACACGATTGCACCAAAGAAAGCGGCTCATCGCATCCTGTCAGACACGTCAGACGAGGAGGACGTTGGTGTCACTGTGGGGACAGGAGAGAAGCTGAGGCTCTCGGCACACACGATACTGCCCGGTAACAAAACGCGGGAACCTTCCAATtccaagcagcagaaagagaaaaataaagtgaaaaagaagCGAAAGAAGGAGACAAAAGGCAAGGAAGTGCGGTTTGGGAAGAGGAATGACAAGTTCTGCTCCTCCGAGTCGGAGAGCGAGTCCTCGGAGAGCGGGGAGGACGACGGGGACTCGGTGGGGAGCTCTGGCTGCCTCAAGGAGTCCCCGCTGGTGCTGAAGGACCCGTCCCTGTTCAGCTCTCTGTCCGCCTCCTCCACCTCGTCTCACGGGAGCTCTGCCGCCCAGAAGCATCACCCCGGCCACGCGGACCAGCACGCCAGGCACTGGCGGACAGACAATTGGAAGAGCATCTCTTCTCCCGCCTGGTCGGAGGTCAGCTCTTTATCAGACTCCACAAGGACGAGACTGACGAGCGAGTCTGACTGCTCCTCCGAGGGCTCCAGCGTGGAGTCGCTGAAGCCCGTGAGGAAGAAGCAGGAGCACAGGAAGCGGGGCGGCCTGCAGAGCGCGCTGTCGGAGAAGAAGAACTCTTTCCACGCCAGCGTGGACGGCGCCGTTCCCAAGCTGGACAAGGAGGGCAAGGTCgtcaagaaacacaaaacaaaacacaaacacaaaaacaaggagaaagggCTGTGCTCCGTCGGTCAGGAACTCAAGCTGAAAAGTTTCGCCTACGAGTATGAGGACTCCAAGCAGCGGCCGGAGAAGGCCATACTTCTGGACGGCGACGTTCCCAGCGAGGGCAAGCTGAAGGCCTTGAAGCACGACCGGGACCACTTCAGGAAGGAAGAGCGGCTCGGCAAGCTGAAGCCGGAAGACAGGGAGTGGCTCTTCAAGGAGGAGGTGGTCAAGGTTTCCAAAGACGAGAAGGCCCTGAAGAGAATCAAAGAGGTGAGCAGGTCTTTCCGAGAAGAGAAGGACCGTGGGAgtaaagcagaaagagagaaactagGGAAGGAGAAGTCCCCCAAAGAGGAACGACTGAGGCtccacaaagaggaaagaaagaaaaagtccaaAGACAGGCCCGCCAAGCTAGAGAAGAAGAACGACTGTAAGGAGGACAGGATtccaaaggagaaggagaaggctttcaaagaagaaaaagaaaaactgaaaaaagaaaaggtctacAGGGAAGACTCTTCCGCTTTCGATGAGTATTGTAACAAGAGTCAGTTTCTGGAGAACGAAGACACCAAATTCAGCCTTTCCGACGACCAGCAGGACCGGTGGTTCTCGGACTTGTCCGATTCGTCCTTTGATTTCAAAGGGGACGACAGTTGGGATTCTCCAGTGACAGACTACAGGGATGTTAAAAGTGACCCCGTGGCCAGACTGATCCTGGAGACCGTGAAGGAGGACAGCAAGGAAAAGAAGCGGGAGAGCAAGGGCCGTGAGAAGCGGGACTACGGGGACAGGCGCAGCGACAGGGACGCCTTCTTCCGGAAGAAGGACAGAGACTGTCTGGACAAGAGCTctgagaggaggaaggagcaggcagACAAGCATAAGGGCATCCCCGGCTGCCTTCCCGACAAGGACAAAAAGCGGAGGGAGTCCGCCGAGGGCGGGCGGGACAGGAAGGACCCCCTCGAGGCCGCCAAGGAGCGGAAGGATGGCAGGCCCAAGCCCGAGGAGGCCCACCGGGAGGAGCCGAAGGAGCTGGTTGGCGAGGCCAGCTTCAAGGACAGGCCCGACTGTGACTTTGGGAAGGGCCCCGAGCCCTGGGAGAGGCTCCATGCGGCAAGAgacaaggagaagaaggaaagggggaaattagagaaatacaaagataagTCCGGTGACAGAGAGAAAAGCGAAAAGTCTGTCCTTGAGAAATGTCAGAAGGACAAGGAGTTTGATAAATGCTTTAAAGAGAAGAAGGATCCCAAGGAGAAGCATAAGGACAAGGAGAGAAAGGCGTCTCTTGACCAggtgaaagaaaagagggagaagaattTCCCTGGACTTCTCTCCGAGGACTTCCCTGAAAAAAAAGACGAGAAGAAGGGTAAAGAGAAGAGCTGGTACATCGCCGACATATTCACAGACGAAAGCGAGGACGAGAAGGACGAGTTCGCGGCCAGCGGGCTCCGACTCGGGGACGCCGGGGACGCGCCGCGGGCGGACGGCCCCCAGGACACGGACCGGCACCGGAAGCACTCTGCCGACCGGCAGCactcagagaagcagaaagatcGAGAGCTccgagaaaagaaaaaggagaagggagcCGCGGAAGGGGcgaaagacaagaaagagaaggtCCTGGAGAAGCACAAGGACAAGAAGGACAAAGAGGGTGCGGACAAGTACAAGGACAGGAAGGACCGCACCTCGGCCGACCCCAcccaggaaaagaagaacaagcaGAAGCCTCCCGAGAAGCTGGAGCGGAAGCCCTCCGCAGAGGACAAGGCCAGGAGCAGGCACCGCGAGAGGCCGGACCGGGAGCACTGCCGGGACAGGAAGGTGTCGAGGAGCGCCGAGGCGGAGAAGAGCCTGctggagaggctggaggaggaggcccTGCACGCGTACCGGGAGGACTCCAACGACAAGGCCAGCGAGGTGTCCTCGGACAGCTTCACCGACCGCGGGCAGGAGCCCGGCCTGAGCGCCCTCCTAGAGGTGTCCTTCACGGAGCCCCCGGAGGAGAAGgtcaaggagagagaaaggcacagacaCTCTTCGTCCTCGTCCAAGAAAAGCCACGATCGGGAGAGAGTCCGGAAAGACAAGTGTGAGAAGAGAGACAAGAGCGACGATTACAAGGACACAGGCAGCAGGAAGGACCCCGGCCAGTACGACAAGGACTTCTCGGACGCCGACGCTTACGGGATCCCTTACGGCGCCAAAGCGGACGTAGAGGACGAGCTAGATAAAACCATTGAGTTGTTCGCCgctgaaaagaaagataaaaacgATTCCGAGAGAGAGCCTTCCAAGAAAGCGGAGAAGGAGCTGAAGCCTTATGGCTGTGGTGCCGCCGGTGCCCTCAAGGACAAGAGGCGGCGGGAGAGGCACCGCGAGAGGTGGCGGGACGAGCGGGAGAAGCACAGGGACAGGCACGGCGACGGGCCCCCGCGGCACCACAAGGACGAGCAGAAGCCCGCGGCCAGAGACAAGGACAACCCTCCAAACGCACTCAGAGACAAGTCCCGGGACGAGAGCCTGAAGCTCAGCGAGACCAAACCGAAGGAGAAATTCAAGGAAAACCCCGAGAAGGAAAAGGGTGACTCGGTGAAGGTCGGCAACGGCAACGATAAGCCGCCGGCAGCCAGAGACCAGGGCAAGAGAGATGCCCGGCCCAGAGAGAAGCTTCTGGGCGACGGCGACCTGATGATGACCAGCTTCGAGCGCATGCTGTCCCAGAAGGACCTGGAGGTCGAGGAGCGGCACAAGCGGCACAAGGAGAGGATGAAGCAGATGGAGAAGATGAGGCACCGGTCCGGAGACCCGAAGCTCAAGGACAGGGCGAAGCCCGCTGAGGACGTGCGCAAGAAGGGCCTGGACGGGCCCGCACGGAGGCCGCTGGTGCTGGACCCCGCCCCGAAGGACAAGAGGCCCAAGGAGCCCGCTCTGGCCCCGCCGGCCGCCGACGGCAAGCCCCCCCCGGGGCCGGCCGGGGACGCCAGGGACTGGCTGGCGGGGCCGCACGCCAAAGAGGCGCTGCCCGCCTCCCCGAGGCCGGACCAGGGCCGGCCCACCGGGGTCCCCACGCCCGCGTCCGTGGTGTCGTGCCCCAGCTACGAGGAGGCCATGCACACGCCCAGGACCCCGTCCTGCAGCGCGGACGACTACTCCGACCTCATTTTCGACTGCGCTGACCCCCAGCCCGTCTCCAGCACGTCCGCCAGCGCCTGCTCCCCCTCTTTCTTCGACAGGTTCTCTGTGGCAGCGAGTGGGATTTCGGAAACCGCGAGCCAGACGCCTACGAGGCCGCTGTGCACGAGCCTGTACCGTTCGGTGTCTGTCGATATCCGGAGGACCCCCGAGGAAGAATTCAGCACTGGGGACAAGCTGTTCAGACAGCAGAGCGTCCCCACCGCGTCCACTTACGGCTCGCCAGGGCAGCGCCTGGAGGACAAGGCCCCCGTGCCCCCGGCTCCTGCCGAGAAGTTCGCCTGCTTGTCCCCGGGGTACTACTCCCCGGACTATggcatcccctcccccaaagcgGACGCTCTGCACTGCCCGCCTGCGGCCGTGGTCAAtgtcaccccctccccagagggTGCTTTCTCTGGTTTACAAGCGAAGTCCCCCCCTTCGCACAGAGATGAGCTGTTGGCCCCGTCCATGGAGGGGGCCCTTCCGCCTGACTTGGGCATCCCCCTGGATGCCACGGAGGACCAGCAGGCCACTGCCGCCATCATCCCCCCGGAGCCCAGCTACCTGGAGCCACTGGACGAGGGCCCCTTCAGCACGGTCATCACGGAGGACCCCGTCGAGTGGGCGCACCCAGCTGCCTCGGAGCAGGCCCTGTCCTGCAGCCTGATTGGGGGCGCCCCCGAGAACCCTGTCAGCTGGCCTGTGGGGCCGGACCTCCTGCTTAAGTCCCCACAGCGCCTCCCGGAGTCCCCGCAGCACTTCTGCCCCACCGAGGCCCTCCACCCCGCCGCCCCGGGGCCCTTCGGCGCCCCAGAGCCCCcttacccaggctcccctgactCCTACCCTCTGTCGGCCACCGAGCCTGGACTCGAGGGCGCCAAAGGCGACGTGGTGGACACGGTCCCGGCCGCTGTGCCCGCCCCAGAAGAACCGGCCCCCTTTGCCCCTCCGTCCAGGCTGGAGCCCTTTTTCACCAACTGCAAACCGCTCCCTGACGCGCCCCCCGACGCGGCCCCCGAGCCTGCGTGTTTGGCCACCGTGACTCAGGTGGAGGCTCTGGCGCCCATGGAGAATAACTTCCTGGAAAATGGGCACGACCTGTCGGCCCTCGGCCAGGTGGAAGCGGTGCCCTGGCCTGATGGCTTCCCCAACTCCGAGGACGACTTAGACCTGGGGCCCTTCTCTCTGCCAGAGCTTCCTCTTCAGGCTAAAGACGTTTCTGATGTCGAAACGGAACCAGTAGAAGAGACTCCCCTTGGCCCTCCGGAAAACACCCCCGCGGGGCCCCCCGTAGTCCCGAATGGCGGGGATGTCCCTGCAGCGGCTGCCGAGGAACAGCCCGCACTGCCTCCCGACCAGGCGGCTCCCCGGCTCCCCGCCGAGCCCGAGCCGGAGCCCCCCGAGGAGCCCGAGCCGGATGTGATGTTGGAGACCGCGGTAGAGGCAGGGGTCACGTCAGAGGGGACGGTCCCCCCCGAGGACTCGGACTCCAGCCTGGGGCCCGCACCGCCAGCCCCGGAGCGGCATCCAGCAGGGAGCGGAGACGAGGAGGCCGAGGGCCGGGACCCCCCGGCCGCGTCCCACGGCACCCCCGACGCCGCTGTCgttgccgccgccgccgccgccgccgccgccgcggatGGCCCGGCACAGGCACACGTGGAGGACGGGGCCGGCCCGCTCGACGGGGCCGGCCCCGAGGGACCTGTGGGCGGCATCCAGCCCGAAGCTTCGGAACCAGAACCCAAACCCGCGGTCGAAGCCCCGAAGGCGCCCAAGGTGGAGGAGATCCCCCAGCGCATGACGAGGAACCGGGCTCAGATGCTGGCCAACCAGAGCAAGCAGAGCTCGCCGCCCGCCGACAAGgagcccgcccccgccccgcccccccgcgccAAGGGCCGCTGCTGCGAGGAGGACGACCCCCAGGCCCAGCACCCGCGCAAGCGCCGCTTCCAGCGCTCCAGccagcagctgcagcagcagaTGAACACGTCCACGCAGCAGACGCGGGAGGTGATCCAGCAGACGCTGGCCGCCATCGTGGACGCCATCAAGCTGGATGACATCGAGCCGTACCACAGCGACAGGTCCAACCCCTACTTCGAGTACCTGCAGATCAGGAAGAAGATCGAGGAGAAGCGCAAGATTCTCTGCTACATCACGCCGCAGGCGCCCCAGTGCTACGCCGAGTACGTCACCTACACGGGCTCCTACCTCCTGGACGGCAAGCCGCTCAGCAAGCTGCACATCCCCGTG AtcgcgccccctccctccctggcggAGCCCCTGAAGGAGCTGTTCAAGCAGCAGGAGGCCGTGAGGGGGAAGCTGCGGCTGCAGCACAGCATCGAGCGG GAAAAGCTCATAGTCTCCTGCGAGCAGGAGATCCTGCGGGTTCACTGCCGGGCAGCGAGAACCATCGCGAACCAGGCGGTGCCGTTCAGCGCCTGCACCATGCTGCTGGACTCCGAGGTCTACAACATGCCTCTGGAGAGTCAG GGCGACGAGAACAAGTCCGTGCGCGACCGGTTCAATGCACGCCAGTTCATCTCGTGGCTCCAGGACGTGGACGACAAGTACGACCGCATGAAG GTGTGCGGGGAGCAGCTCCTGTCACCAGCTGGCGGTCAGACCTCTGTGGGACCCCACCTTGAGCCCTCCTCAAAGGTCACAGCACACACCCATCACCACTGCTCTGGACGTGCTGACCAGTGCAGCAGCCAGAGAGCATGGGTGGGAGCTAGAGAAAGATTAGCAA ACGTGTCTCCTGATGCGGCAGCAGCACGAGGCCGCGGCCCTGAACGCCGTGCAGCGGATGGAGTGGCAGCTGAAGGCCCAGGAGCTGGACCCCGCCGGGCACAAGGCGCTGTGTGTGCACGAGGTGCCCTCCTTCTACGTGCCCATGGTCGACGTCAACGACGACTTCGTGCTTCTGCCGGCCTGACGCCCCGCGGGACGGCCACACGGGACACAGGCGAGGGCCGCACGCGTCTGCCCGGCGCCGCTGCTGAGTCCAGGCAGCGCGGGGAGACCTTGTCCCTCGGGCGGGGACGTCCAGGGAGAGACCCCGCACTTGGCCCCTCCCCCCGGGAGCTGCCGCGGGAGCACGAGGAGACGGCGGCCTCGGGGTCTGCTTTCCGGGCGGCTGCACGGGCATTTCAGGAGCTGCAGAACGGATGTATTTTTTACGATTTCCTGTTCCATTCTGAtcaactaaaagaaagaaaattaaggcgGCCACCCCTCACGGACAGTGACCTCCGGGTCGGAGGGCGGGGACGGGCTTCGGACGGGCGGGGATACTGTGGCCGCGCGCAGGGCTGCCCGCCCGCTGCGGAGGGACACAGAGCCGGGACTCTCGGGTTGTGTTTTTAA